In Populus nigra chromosome 1, ddPopNigr1.1, whole genome shotgun sequence, one genomic interval encodes:
- the LOC133684716 gene encoding probable 2-oxoglutarate-dependent dioxygenase AOP1, whose product MGSLSPPELPVIDFSKENMKPGTSSWLSTCKDVMYALEEYGCFVAVYDKVPLTLHNDLFSTLKDLFYLPLETKRKNVSDLPYYGYVGNQPFIPSLYEGMGIDNAITLEGTEDFAETMWPGGNDHFCKTVLSYSMLVSELEQMVVRMVFESYGVYQHHDSHKDSTTYLFRMMKYRGPEKNEANVGCDAHTDKSFITVLHQNQVSGLEVKSKDGQWMGFKPSPSSFIVMAGDALLGWSNDRINAPFHRVVMSESEPRYSVGLFSFIKGIIKVPEKLIDEKNPLRFKPFENFGLLRYFLTEEGRGKESTIKAYCGV is encoded by the exons ATGGGTTCCCTGTCACCTCCCGAGCTTCCTGTCATAGAtttttccaaggaaaacatgAAGCCTGGAACAAGTTCATGGCTCTCCACATGCAAAGATGTCATGTATGCACTTGAGGAATATGGTTGTTTTGTGGCGGTATATGACAAAGTTCCTCTCACGCTGCATAATGATCTTTTTAGTACATTAAAAGACTTGTTCTATCTTCCCCTAGAGACCAAGAGGAAAAATGTTTCTGACTTGCCTTACTATGGCTATGTTGGAAATCAACCCTTCATACCATCTCTCTATGAAGGCATGGGCATTGATAATGCCATAACCCTTGAAGGAACTGAAGATTTTGCAGAGACCATGTGGCCTGGTGGAAACGATCATTTTTG TAAAACTGTGCTGTCATACTCAATGCTAGTATCAGAACTAGAGCAAATGGTAGTGAGAATGGTGTTTGAGAGCTATGGAGTATATCAGCATCATGATTCTCACAAAGACTCGACCACGTACTTATTTCGGATGATGAAATATAGAGGACCTGAGAAAAATGAAGCTAATGTTGGCTGTGACGCTCATACAGACAAGAGCTTTATAACAGTGCTTCACCAAAATCAAGTTAGTGGCTTGGAGGTGAAATCAAAGGATGGTCAATGGATGGGCTTTAAGCCCTCACCTTCATCCTTCATTGTAATGGCTGGAGATGCACTCCTG GGATGGAGTAATGACAGAATCAATGCTCCTTTCCATCGGGTGGTCATGAGCGAGAGCGAGCCAAGATACTCTGTTGGGttattttcattcatcaaaGGTATAATCAAAGTTCCTGAAAAGCTAATTGACGAAAAGAATCCTCTGCGATTCAAGCCTTTCGAGAATTTTGGATTATTGCGTTACTTCCTCACGGAAGAAGGTAGGGGAAAAGAGTCTACCATAAAAGCCTACTGTGGTGTTTAA